From a single Calothrix sp. NIES-2098 genomic region:
- a CDS encoding sugar transferase: protein MPDSYKSTSATATPDLDKQLFGNQQFLAQVDSWNYQVTGFKEYATQSSIANTSLGYKIKLRQGQLLVRQAENLEDIHLLSYRNEQFLTEWLQYSPAGLVRIDAAFGELKLKTWANLCNRFGKRIFLRIPRYRQLPEYSSPIRWCCKRSLDWAIAAALLIILSPLLLMLAVLNRISSPEPVITKKWCVGRRGKLFYLYNFRCTTWSNLDKLPQLFNILQGDMSFVGRHPQPLYDAINISPQQQQLLNALPGITGVWQVKNQFNLSLADKIDAEKQYLKSWSLWQDFKILLIRITQKFFGKANS, encoded by the coding sequence ATGCCTGATTCATACAAGTCAACATCTGCGACTGCTACGCCTGATTTGGATAAACAGTTATTTGGCAATCAGCAATTTTTAGCGCAGGTGGACTCTTGGAATTATCAAGTTACTGGCTTTAAAGAATATGCTACTCAATCTAGTATCGCCAATACCAGCCTCGGCTACAAAATTAAACTTCGTCAAGGACAACTGCTAGTCAGACAGGCGGAAAACCTAGAAGATATTCATCTGCTTTCCTATCGCAACGAGCAATTTTTGACTGAGTGGTTGCAGTACTCTCCGGCTGGTTTGGTGCGTATAGATGCAGCATTTGGTGAATTAAAACTGAAAACATGGGCAAACCTATGCAACCGCTTTGGGAAAAGAATCTTCTTGCGGATACCGCGATACCGACAACTACCTGAATACTCTAGCCCAATTCGCTGGTGCTGCAAGCGATCGCTTGACTGGGCGATCGCCGCAGCTCTATTAATTATACTTAGCCCCCTATTATTAATGCTGGCCGTCCTCAATCGCATCAGTTCACCAGAACCAGTAATTACTAAAAAATGGTGCGTAGGCAGAAGAGGCAAACTATTTTACCTTTACAACTTTCGCTGCACAACATGGAGCAACTTAGATAAATTACCCCAGTTGTTCAACATTCTCCAAGGCGACATGAGTTTTGTCGGACGACACCCTCAGCCATTGTACGACGCCATCAATATCAGCCCACAACAGCAGCAGTTATTAAATGCTTTACCAGGTATTACAGGAGTATGGCAAGTAAAAAATCAATTCAACTTATCGCTAGCAGATAAAATTGATGCTGAAAAGCAGTATTTAAAGTCTTGGTCTTTGTGGCAAGATTTCAAAATTCTTTTAATTAGAATTACCCAGAAATTTTTTGGGAAAGCCAACTCTTAA
- a CDS encoding ABC transporter-related protein: protein MQTEIPKLIGKLLIKTKFWQEHYLIINSFQPLRGIAALAILFTLIGAFLEATGIGLVAFLLQCLTNVNQPPLQTGIGWFDIWILGTKANISERIYRISGLILLNVWARAIFTYLGRYTAKYCEVRLIDSLRKQIFEQLQHLSLSYYTQKRSGELFQTFSTEVGEISYAFNEVINFVSKSCIIVAYTIAMFVISWQLTLATVILFSLLAAGASNLIRRVRAASVEMTTTASELASTAVEFVNGVRTVQAFWTHDYERRRFYQVAQQVMKAWLKMNSMSGIVQPLIEAIATTILIGIILVAVTTLVASGKLHVVLLLAFLFALFRLLPIISHMNSSWGLIATYYGSLRSVHELLRTDNKPYMQDGEREFSGLKRSLELIHVNFSYDNRKLVLENITFTIERNQMVALVGASGSGKTTLADLLMRFYDPTAGKILVDGMDLRQFQLKSLRSRMAVVSQDTFIFNTTVHNNIAYGLEGVDDAAIEQAAIQANALEFILELPQGFNTKLGDRGVRLSGGQRQRIAIARALLRNPEILILDEATSALDSVSERLIQDSLEKLAVGRTVIAIAHRLSTIFRADKIIVLEQGHIVEQGGYQELLQQHGKFWQYHQMQSQLGQISSN from the coding sequence ATGCAAACAGAGATACCTAAACTCATCGGCAAACTGCTAATAAAAACCAAATTTTGGCAGGAACACTATCTAATTATCAATTCGTTTCAGCCATTGAGAGGAATTGCGGCTCTAGCAATATTATTCACTTTAATCGGAGCATTTCTGGAAGCAACAGGGATAGGTTTGGTGGCATTTTTATTACAATGTTTAACAAATGTCAACCAGCCACCGCTACAAACAGGAATCGGATGGTTCGATATTTGGATTTTAGGAACGAAAGCTAATATATCTGAGCGCATATATCGCATATCAGGCTTAATTTTATTAAATGTTTGGGCGCGTGCCATCTTCACTTACCTAGGACGTTATACCGCTAAATATTGTGAAGTACGTTTAATCGATAGTCTGCGCAAACAAATTTTTGAGCAGTTGCAACATTTGAGCTTAAGTTACTATACACAAAAGCGTTCTGGAGAACTTTTTCAAACATTCTCTACAGAGGTAGGTGAAATTAGCTACGCTTTTAATGAAGTCATTAATTTTGTGAGCAAAAGTTGCATTATTGTGGCATACACTATTGCCATGTTTGTGATTTCTTGGCAATTGACTTTAGCCACAGTTATTTTATTTAGCTTATTAGCAGCAGGCGCATCAAATTTGATCCGGCGAGTGCGTGCAGCTAGCGTAGAAATGACAACTACTGCTAGTGAGTTAGCATCCACGGCTGTAGAATTTGTGAATGGTGTGCGCACTGTGCAGGCATTTTGGACACATGATTATGAACGGAGACGTTTCTACCAAGTTGCACAGCAAGTTATGAAAGCTTGGTTGAAAATGAATTCCATGAGTGGAATTGTGCAACCATTAATTGAGGCGATCGCCACAACAATTTTAATTGGCATAATTCTGGTGGCAGTAACTACCCTCGTAGCGAGTGGTAAGCTTCATGTAGTACTGTTACTAGCTTTTCTTTTTGCCTTGTTTCGCTTGCTACCAATAATTTCCCATATGAACAGTTCGTGGGGATTAATTGCTACTTATTACGGTTCGCTCAGAAGCGTTCACGAACTGTTAAGGACGGATAATAAACCTTATATGCAAGATGGAGAACGGGAGTTTTCTGGCTTAAAGCGATCGCTCGAATTGATTCATGTAAATTTTAGTTACGACAATCGCAAATTAGTACTAGAAAATATCACCTTCACCATCGAACGCAATCAGATGGTAGCATTAGTGGGGGCTTCTGGTTCTGGTAAGACCACCCTAGCAGATTTGTTAATGCGCTTCTACGATCCGACCGCAGGCAAAATTTTGGTTGATGGCATGGACTTACGCCAATTTCAGCTTAAATCTCTGCGATCGCGCATGGCGGTAGTCAGCCAAGATACGTTTATTTTCAATACAACCGTACACAACAATATTGCCTATGGCTTAGAAGGAGTAGATGATGCAGCAATTGAGCAAGCTGCAATCCAAGCCAATGCGCTGGAATTTATTTTAGAGTTACCCCAAGGATTTAATACCAAACTAGGCGATCGCGGAGTGCGGTTATCGGGAGGACAACGCCAACGCATTGCTATAGCCCGCGCCTTGTTACGCAACCCAGAAATTTTGATTCTCGATGAAGCCACTTCCGCCCTCGACTCTGTTTCCGAACGCCTGATTCAGGATTCCCTCGAAAAGCTAGCAGTAGGTAGAACAGTAATTGCGATCGCTCATCGGCTATCGACAATTTTTCGAGCCGACAAAATTATCGTACTCGAACAAGGGCACATTGTAGAACAAGGGGGATACCAAGAACTTTTGCAACAGCATGGTAAGTTCTGGCAATATCACCAAATGCAGTCTCAGTTAGGCCAAATTAGCTCTAATTGA
- a CDS encoding putative glucosyltransferase has translation MTSIVELSFIIVSWNSARTLRGAIESCLAAIHKYYPHTSRIVVYDNASIDNCPQILDEFSRKYPQTFIGIKGKQNLGFATGNNRAVAASPSRMYVLVNPDVTFKPEVITKLATTLNSDRDIAIVCPKLVYLDRSVQPSIRRFPTFTYLILKQLLGETLQTLLHPFDYYYEQMSPPQKAVEVNWAIGAFMMVSGEYIARYGLFDERFFLYFEDVSLCLDAWQNGYRVLFQPEASALHIYQRSSTSSLFNYLRLVHIVSALKFFAKYRPYQKRWQLVLWLLTLKSQIKNSLRLLKSIIHKGLQKNIVSLR, from the coding sequence ATGACATCGATCGTTGAGCTTTCTTTTATTATTGTTTCCTGGAACTCGGCTCGGACTTTAAGAGGCGCAATCGAGTCATGCTTGGCAGCAATTCACAAATATTATCCACATACAAGCAGAATCGTAGTTTATGACAATGCCTCTATTGATAATTGCCCGCAAATTCTTGATGAATTTAGCAGAAAATATCCCCAGACCTTTATCGGAATTAAAGGTAAGCAAAACTTAGGTTTCGCCACAGGTAATAATCGCGCAGTTGCCGCTTCACCCAGTAGAATGTATGTATTAGTAAATCCAGATGTGACATTTAAGCCTGAGGTAATTACTAAGTTAGCTACAACATTGAACTCAGACCGAGATATTGCGATCGTTTGCCCTAAGTTAGTTTATCTAGATCGTTCGGTACAACCTTCCATCCGCAGATTCCCCACTTTTACATACTTAATCCTCAAGCAGTTATTAGGCGAGACGCTGCAAACTTTATTACATCCCTTCGATTACTACTACGAGCAGATGTCGCCTCCCCAAAAAGCAGTTGAAGTCAACTGGGCAATAGGAGCTTTTATGATGGTATCGGGAGAATACATTGCGCGATATGGCTTATTTGATGAACGTTTTTTCTTATATTTTGAAGATGTAAGTTTGTGTTTGGATGCTTGGCAAAATGGTTATCGAGTTTTATTTCAACCCGAAGCTTCTGCACTACATATTTATCAACGTTCAAGCACTAGTTCGCTATTTAACTATCTGCGATTAGTGCATATAGTTTCTGCCTTGAAGTTTTTTGCCAAATATAGACCTTATCAAAAAAGATGGCAGTTAGTACTCTGGCTGCTAACGTTAAAGTCACAAATCAAAAATTCTCTGCGTTTACTAAAATCAATAATACATAAAGGGTTGCAAAAAAATATTGTTTCTTTGAGGTGA